TCCTTGAACAACGCCGCGCGTGCCGCATCCCCCGTAAGGGCACGGTCAGCAAATACCAGTACATCCGGGCTCAACCCTGCCAGCGACTCCACGGAAAACGGTTTGTAACCACTATGGGTGGCCAAGTTATGCCCACCCGCCTGCCGCAGCACCCAATCGCCCGCCGTGTCTTTACCGGCGATCAACGGCTTGCCCCCGGCATGGCCGATCAGCAACAACACACCCGGCGCCTTTTGCGTGGACCGGGCGTTGGCAACCCAGTTTTTTTGCTGAACCAGCGCCTGTTCATATCCGGCAAACAATTCGCGGGCCTTGGTTTCGTCCCCGAGTAATTTGCCCAGGTGTTGAAGATTGCCGTTCAAGCTCGGCAGATCTGGCTGCGCGGAGAACATTTCGACCTGGACACCTGCGTTGCGAATCTGCGCCAGCACCGGCGGCGGCCCCATCTCTTCGGTACCCACCAACACCTGGGGGCGCAGGCTGAGAATACCTTCGGCCGACAACTGCCGCTGATAACCAATGCTGGGTAGGGCCTTGAGCGATTCAGGATGCTGACTGGTGGTATCCACCCCCACCAGTTTCGACTCGCCGCCCAACGCCGTCACCCATTCAGACAGCGCCCCACCGGCACTCACCCAGCGTTGTGGCGGCTCAGAGGCTTGCGCCCCGGGGTTGACCAGCAGTCCGACAACAAGCGCAATAGCGCTGGCACTCAGGCGCATAACAGGGTTTCCTTCCAGAAGCAGGGCCTCTTGAGCGCTCACGAATGTGACAGATAATCCCTGCCAGGCATCGAACCGAGTACCCAGTCAGCAAACGGGCGAAGCCGGCATTTGATAATTGTTTGCATTTGAACGTCAAGGCACTTAAGGATTGTAATGAAGTTTCTCTGCCCCTCTGATGAGCTAGCGCCAGACAGCAGCCGCGGGTTTGATATCGACGGCTGCAAGCTATTGGCGGTGCGCCGGGAGGGCATTGCCTACTTCTATATCAACCGCTGCCCCCATCGAGGCATCCCCCTGGAATGGCACCCTGATCGCTTCCTCGACGACAGCGCCAGCCTGATCCAGTGCGCCACCCACGGTGCACTGTTCCTGATCGAGAGCGGCGAATGCATCGCAGGCCCGTGCGCCGGCAAGAGTCTCATTGCGCTGCCCGGCCGTGAAGACGAACAAGGCCTGTGGGTAGACGTCTAGTCGAGCAGCACGTCCAATCGGCGGTCCACGCCAATTTCCTCGGAGGTCACCCGTACGCCATAGGCCAGCACTTCCACGCCGGCCGCCTTGGCTTCGCGCAGGGCCGCAGCGTAGATGGCGTCGATTTCCACCGCCGGGCGCACCGCATCAATGCCCGACAGGTTGACGCAATACAACTGCACCGCCCGCACACCCTGCCGCGCCAGGTGCGCCAGCTCGCGCAGATGCTTGGCGCCACGCTGGGTCACCGCATCGGGGAAAGCGGCAACCCTGCTGTCGTCAAAGCCCAGGGTGACGCTTTTAACTTCCACGTAGGCCGCGCCGTCCGGGTATTCCAGCCGGAAGTCGATCCGACTTTTCTCCTGACCGTAGGGCACTTCACGCTTCAATGCGGTGAAGCCGTTGAGTTCCGTGATCACGCCCGCGCGCAACGCTTCCTCCACCAACTGATTGGCGCGCGCCGTGTTCACACATGCCAGGCGCCCTTGCGGTGTTTCGGCAATTTCCCAGGTACCAGGCAATTTACGCTTGGGGTCACTGGAACGGCTGAACCAGACCTGCCCGCCTTCGACCATGCAATTGAGCATGGAACCGGTGTTTGGACAGTGAATGGTGAGCAACTCGCCGGTAACGGTTTCGATATCGGTGAGAAAGCGCTTGTAGCGCCGGATCAGCCGACCCTCTTCGAGGGGAGGATGAAAACGCATCAGCCTTGCCAACTCCGCAGACCACGGGCAATTCGCTCTACGGCTTCCTGTAGGCGCTCAAGGTTTTGGGTGTAGGCAAAACGCACGTGGTGGCCGGCTTGATAGCGACCAAAATCCAATCCGGGGGTAAAGGCGACGTGTTCGGTTTCCAGGAAGTGACGACAAAACGCGAAGGCATCACCGCCGAACGCGCGGATATCGGCGTACAAATAGAATGCACCTTGCGGCTCTATCGCGATGCCGAAACCCAGTTCGCGCAGGGCCGGCAATAGAAAGTCGCGACGGCGGCCAAATTCGGTGCGGCGCTCTTCCAGAATGCTCAGGGTTTGCGGGGTAAAGCAGGCCAGCGCCGCATGCTGAGCCATGCTGGGTGCGCTGATATAGAGGTTCTGCGCCAGTTTTTCCAGTTCACTTACCGCCGCCGGCGGGGCTACCAGCCACCCCAGGCGCCAGCCGGTCATACCGAAATACTTGGAAAAACTATTGAGCACGAAGGCATCGTCGTCGACTTCCAGCACACTCGCGGCGTCTGTGCCGTAAGTCAGACCGTGATAGATCTCGTCCACCACCAGATGGCCGTCACGTGCCTTGATCGCGCTCGAAAGCCCAGCCAACTCGTCCCGCGTGAGCATCGTCCCGGTAGGGTTGGCCGGAGAGGCGACCAGCGCGCCTACGCTGTCCTGGTCCCAGTGCTTGGCGACCAGGTCGGCAGTCAACTGGTAGCGCACTTCAGGGCCCACGGGCACCAGTTGGGCGGCACCTTCAACCAGCCGCAGAAAGTGCCGGTTACAGGGGTAACCGGGATCTGCCAGCAGCCAGTGCTTACCCGGATCGACCAGCAGGCTGCTGGCCAACAACAACGCGCCGGAACCGCCAGGCGTGATCAGAATGCGCTCGGGGTCTACGCACAATCCGTAACGCTGCTGGTAAAACCCGCTGATGGCTTCGCGCAACTCCGGCAAGCCACGAGCGGCCGTGTAACGGGTCTTGCCATTGGCCAGCGCCGCCTGGCCGGCCTGGATAATCGGCTCGGCGGTAGTGAAATCCGGCTCGCCGATTTCCAGGTGGATCACATCATGGCCAGCAGCCTGCAGCTCATTGGCCCGCGCCAGCAATGCCATGACATGAAAAGGTTCGATGGCGCGACTGCGCGCACTGTAGGGCTGAGCCATTAGCCTTCCTTAACGGTGAGGACAAAATCCGGATTCTACCGAACCCTGGCGCTAAAACATGCTCTATTGCCTGTTCGGCCGCCTGTGTGGTCCGGGCAAGCGCGTACAAAACGACTAAAATCAACATCCGAGCCGAGACATACCCAGCCACGACAGGCGATTGCAGTTTGCAACCTCTGCGCGACGGGCCTCGACAACCGGGAGTGGCGCACCCCGAATCTATCTGGTAAGTTCGCCCGCTTGCAGCCGCAGGGCCGGCAGGTGTCGGTGACGTTGCAATCCTGCGCAATGGATTAGAAGAGTGAGAGGCGGTCTATTCATGTCCACCCAAGACAAGCAAAACATCAGCGGCTTCGAACCTTACGTAGAAAAGAAAGGTGAGGAGTACATGGGCGAGCCCATGCGCGCGCATTTCACCAAGATCCTGAACAAGTGGAAACAGGACTTGATGCAGGAAGTTGACCGCACCGTTGACCACATGAAGGACGAAGCAGCCAATTTTCCTGACCCGGCCGACCGTGCCAGCCAGGAGGAAGAATTTGCCCTCGAACTGCGCGCCCGTGACCGCGAGCGCAAGCTGATCAAGAAGATCGACAAGACCCTGCAACTGATCAAGGACGAAGAATACGGCTGGTGCGAATCCTGCGGCGTCGAGATCGGCATTCGCCGCCTGGAAGCCCGCCCGACTGCGGACCTGTGCGTAGACTGCAAGACCTTGGCCGAAATCAAGGAAAAACAGGTCGGCAAGTAATCCTGCCGGGCTGAACGAATGGGGCGTGCGAACGCCCCATTTCTGTTTCTGGCGTTTACCGATTTTCCAGTAGTATCCGGCCCATGACAGCCTCTACCTATATCGGGCGTTTTGCCCCCACGCCCAGCGGCCATTTGCATTTCGGCTCACTGGTCGCCGCCCTCGCTTCTTACCTTGACGCCCGCGCCCACAAAGGCCGTTGGCTGATGCGCATGGAAGACCTTGACCCTCCCCGCGAAGAGCCCGGCGCACAGGCTGCGATTCTTCATGCATTGGAAAGCTATGGTTTCGAATGGGACGGTGAACTGGTCCGACAAAGCGAGCGGCATGATGCCTACGCCAAGGTATTGAACGACCTGTTCAACCATGGCTTGGCCTACGCCTGCACCTGCTCGCGCAAACAGCTGGAACCCTATAACGGGATCTATCCCGGCCTGTGCCGCAATGCCGGCCATGAGCAGCAGAATGCGGCCATCCGCTTGCGTGTTCCTGAGCTGGAATACCACTTTACCGACCGCGTGCAAGGCGAATTCCGACAACACTTGGGCCGCGATGCAGGAGACTTCGTTATCCGTCGCCGTGACGGTCTCTACGCCTACCAACTGGCCGTGGTGCTGGATGATGCCTGGCAAGGCGTTACCGATATCGTGCGCGGCGCCGACCTGCTCGATTCCACCCCGCGCCAGCTGTACCTGCAAGAGCTGCTGGGCCTGCGCCAACCACGCTATTTGCACGTGCCATTGATCGTCCAGCCGGACGGTAACAAGCTGGGCAAGTCCTACCGTTCACCGCCGTTGACGCCAGGCCAGGCCACCCCCTTGCTGGTCAGGGCCTTGCGCGCGCTCGGCCAGCAACCGGCGGCCGAACTGCTTCATGCCAGCCCGCGGGAGCTGCTCGACTGGGGCATCGAGCACTGGGATGCCACACTGATCCCACGCACACTGACGCTGGCCGAGGCGCAATTGAGCTGAAGGCGCTTGCAGCTTGCCCGGCATCCGTTACCATCGCCGCAGTTTTTTAATCAGAGGCCAACATGTACATCTATCGATTGGTCCTGCTGCTGGTCGTCGGGATCTACCTGTTTTCCCCCGCCATCATGGATTGGTGGATCGACGCCACGGGCGCCTGGTATCGCCCCTATCTGCTGTGGCTGATCCTGATCGTCGTGACTTTCATCCTGCAGAGCCAAAAAGATGCCGATGAGCTTTAGCCTCACCCAGATGTTGCTGATCAGCGCCGCCTACCTGGCCGCGCTGTTCGGCGTCGCCTGGATCAGTGAGCGCGGAATGATCCCGCGGGCGATCATTCGCCATCCGTTGACCTACACCTTGTCCCTTGGCGTGTACGCCAGCGCCTGGGCGTTTTATGGCACGGTCGGTCTGGCCTATCAGTACGGCTACGGTTTCCTGTCCAGCTACCTCGGTGTATCCGGCGCCTTTTTGCTGGCGCCGGTGCTGCTGTACCCGATCCTGAAGATCACCCGCACCTACCAACTGTCGTCCCTGGCCGACCTGTTTGCCTTCCGCTTTCGCAGCACCTGGGCCGGCGCATTGACAACCGTGTTCATGCTGATTGGCGTATTGCCCTTGCTGGCCTTGCAAATCCAGGCCGTGGCGGACTCCATCAGCATCCTCACCCGCGCACCGGTGCAACATGTGGTTGCCCTGGCCTTCTGTGCACTGATCAGCCTGTTTACGATTTTCTTCGGCTCGCGCCATATCGCCACCCGCGAGAAGCACGAAGGCCTGGTATTTGCGATTGCCTTCGAGTCGGTGATCAAGCTGATCGCCATCGGCGGCGTGGGCCTCTATGCGCTTTACGGCGTATTCGATGGTCCCCAACAGCTGGAACTGTGGCTGCTGCAAAACCAGACCGCCCTCGCCGCCCTGCACACGCCATTGCAGGAGGGCCCTTGGCGTACGCTGCTGCTGGTGTTCTTCGCCTCGGCAATCGTGATGCCGCACATGTACCACATGACATTTACCGAGAACCTCAACCCACGCTCGCTGGTCAGCGCCAGTTGGGGCTTGCCGCTGTTCCTGCTGCTGATGAGCCTGGCGGTGCCGTTGATTCTGTGGGCGGGCCTCAAGCTGGGCGCCACCACCAACCCCGAATATTTCACGCTCGGCATCGGCATTGCCGCCAATAGTCCCGCGCTGGCCCTGCTCGCGTATGTAGGTGGTTTGTCGGCCGCCAGCGGCTTGATCATCGTCACCACCCTGGCGCTGTCGGGCATGGCGCTTAACCACCTGGTGCTGCCGCTGTACCAGCCCCCCGCCGAAGGCAATATCTACCGTTGGCTGAAGTGGACGCGTCGCGCGCTGATTGTCGCGATCATCATGGCCGGCTACGGCTTCTACCTGTTGCTGGGCGCCGGGCAAGACCTCGCCAACCTTGGCATCGTTGCGTTTGTCGCCACCCTGCAGTTCTTGCCGGGCGTGTTGTCGGTGCTGTACTGGCCGACCGCCAATCGCCGTGGGTTTATCGCCGGTCTGCTCGCCGGGATTCTGGTCTGGGTCGTGACCATGCTGCTACCGCTGGTCGGGAACCTGCAGGGCTTCTACATCCCGCTGCTGAATATGATCTATGTGCTGGACGACACCAGTTGGCACATGGCCGCGATTGCTTCGTTGGCCGCCAACGTACTGATGTTCACCCTGATCTCGCTGTTCACCAATGCCAGCCCCGAGGAAACCAGCGCCGCCGAAGCCTGCGCCGTGGATAACGTGCGTCGCCCGCAACGTCGCGAATTGCACGCCGCCTCGCCCCAGGAGTTCGCCACGCAGTTGGCCAAGCCACTGGGCGCCAAGGCCGCACAAAAGGAAGTCGAGCAGGCGCTGCGCGATCTGTACCTGCCGTTCGACGAGCGGCGCCCCTATGCGCTGCGCCGCTTGCGCGACAGGATCGAGGCCAACTTGTCCGGCCTGATGGGCCCCAGCGTGTCCCAGGACATGGTGGAAACCTTCCTGCCCTACAAGGCTGGCGGCGAAAACTATGTCACCGAAGACATCCACTTCATCGAGAGCCGGCTGGAGGATTACCACTCACGCCTTACCGGCCTTGCCGCCGAACTCGACGCCTTGCGCCGCTACCACCGCCAGACCCTGCAGGAACTGCCGATGGGCGTGTGCTCACTGGCCAAGGATCAAGAGATCCTGATGTGGAACAAAGCCATGGAAGAACTCACCGGTATCGCCGCGCAACGGGTCGTGGGGTCGCGCCTGAACACCCTGGGCGAGCCGTGGAAAGAACTGCTGCAAGGCTTTATCGACGTGCCCGATGAGCATTTGCACAAGCAGCACCTGGCCCTCGATGGCCAGACCCGCTGGCTCAACCTGCACAAAGCGGCCATCGACGAGCCCCTGGCCCCCGGTAACAGCGGCTTGGTGCTGCTGGTCGAAGACCTGACCGAAACCCAGATGCTCGAAGACAAACTGGTACACTCCGAACGTTTGGCCAGCATCGGGCGGCTGGCGGCGGGCGTGGCCCACGAGATCGGCAACCCGATTACCGGGATTGCCTGCCTGGCGCAAAACCTGCGCGAAGAACGCGAGGAAGATGGCGAAATCATCGAAATCAGCGGGCAGATCCTCGAACAGACCAAACGCGTGTCACGCATCGTGCAGTCGCTGATGAGTTTTGCCCACGCCGGCGCCCATCAGAACCTTGATGAGGCCGTGTGCCTGGCCGAAGTGGCACAGGACGCCATCGGGCTGCTGGCCTTGAACCGGCGCAATTTCGAAGTACAGTTTTTCAACCTGTGCGACCCGGACCATTGGGTCGACGGCGACTCACAACGCTTGGCCCAAGTGTTGATCAACCTGCTGTCAAACGCCCGCGATGCGACGCCCGCCGGTGGCGCAGTACGGGTCAAGAGTGAGGCTTTCGAGCACACGGTCGACCTGATCGTGGAGGACGAAGGCAGCGGCATTCCACAGAACATCATGGACCGATTGTTCGAACCCTTCTTCACCACCAAGGATCCGGGTGAAGGCACCGGTCTGGGCCTTGCACTGGTCTATTCCATCGTTGAAGAGCATTA
This region of Pseudomonas asgharzadehiana genomic DNA includes:
- a CDS encoding heme/hemin ABC transporter substrate-binding protein, giving the protein MRLSASAIALVVGLLVNPGAQASEPPQRWVSAGGALSEWVTALGGESKLVGVDTTSQHPESLKALPSIGYQRQLSAEGILSLRPQVLVGTEEMGPPPVLAQIRNAGVQVEMFSAQPDLPSLNGNLQHLGKLLGDETKARELFAGYEQALVQQKNWVANARSTQKAPGVLLLIGHAGGKPLIAGKDTAGDWVLRQAGGHNLATHSGYKPFSVESLAGLSPDVLVFADRALTGDAARAALFKENPILASTPAAKNGRVFELDPTLLVGGLGPRLPQSLVHLSSGFYPPQAKPSP
- a CDS encoding Rieske (2Fe-2S) protein, whose translation is MKFLCPSDELAPDSSRGFDIDGCKLLAVRREGIAYFYINRCPHRGIPLEWHPDRFLDDSASLIQCATHGALFLIESGECIAGPCAGKSLIALPGREDEQGLWVDV
- the sfsA gene encoding DNA/RNA nuclease SfsA, with the protein product MRFHPPLEEGRLIRRYKRFLTDIETVTGELLTIHCPNTGSMLNCMVEGGQVWFSRSSDPKRKLPGTWEIAETPQGRLACVNTARANQLVEEALRAGVITELNGFTALKREVPYGQEKSRIDFRLEYPDGAAYVEVKSVTLGFDDSRVAAFPDAVTQRGAKHLRELAHLARQGVRAVQLYCVNLSGIDAVRPAVEIDAIYAAALREAKAAGVEVLAYGVRVTSEEIGVDRRLDVLLD
- a CDS encoding pyridoxal phosphate-dependent aminotransferase, with translation MAQPYSARSRAIEPFHVMALLARANELQAAGHDVIHLEIGEPDFTTAEPIIQAGQAALANGKTRYTAARGLPELREAISGFYQQRYGLCVDPERILITPGGSGALLLASSLLVDPGKHWLLADPGYPCNRHFLRLVEGAAQLVPVGPEVRYQLTADLVAKHWDQDSVGALVASPANPTGTMLTRDELAGLSSAIKARDGHLVVDEIYHGLTYGTDAASVLEVDDDAFVLNSFSKYFGMTGWRLGWLVAPPAAVSELEKLAQNLYISAPSMAQHAALACFTPQTLSILEERRTEFGRRRDFLLPALRELGFGIAIEPQGAFYLYADIRAFGGDAFAFCRHFLETEHVAFTPGLDFGRYQAGHHVRFAYTQNLERLQEAVERIARGLRSWQG
- the dksA gene encoding RNA polymerase-binding protein DksA, with product MSTQDKQNISGFEPYVEKKGEEYMGEPMRAHFTKILNKWKQDLMQEVDRTVDHMKDEAANFPDPADRASQEEEFALELRARDRERKLIKKIDKTLQLIKDEEYGWCESCGVEIGIRRLEARPTADLCVDCKTLAEIKEKQVGK
- the gluQRS gene encoding tRNA glutamyl-Q(34) synthetase GluQRS, giving the protein MTASTYIGRFAPTPSGHLHFGSLVAALASYLDARAHKGRWLMRMEDLDPPREEPGAQAAILHALESYGFEWDGELVRQSERHDAYAKVLNDLFNHGLAYACTCSRKQLEPYNGIYPGLCRNAGHEQQNAAIRLRVPELEYHFTDRVQGEFRQHLGRDAGDFVIRRRDGLYAYQLAVVLDDAWQGVTDIVRGADLLDSTPRQLYLQELLGLRQPRYLHVPLIVQPDGNKLGKSYRSPPLTPGQATPLLVRALRALGQQPAAELLHASPRELLDWGIEHWDATLIPRTLTLAEAQLS
- a CDS encoding sensor histidine kinase, which codes for MPMSFSLTQMLLISAAYLAALFGVAWISERGMIPRAIIRHPLTYTLSLGVYASAWAFYGTVGLAYQYGYGFLSSYLGVSGAFLLAPVLLYPILKITRTYQLSSLADLFAFRFRSTWAGALTTVFMLIGVLPLLALQIQAVADSISILTRAPVQHVVALAFCALISLFTIFFGSRHIATREKHEGLVFAIAFESVIKLIAIGGVGLYALYGVFDGPQQLELWLLQNQTALAALHTPLQEGPWRTLLLVFFASAIVMPHMYHMTFTENLNPRSLVSASWGLPLFLLLMSLAVPLILWAGLKLGATTNPEYFTLGIGIAANSPALALLAYVGGLSAASGLIIVTTLALSGMALNHLVLPLYQPPAEGNIYRWLKWTRRALIVAIIMAGYGFYLLLGAGQDLANLGIVAFVATLQFLPGVLSVLYWPTANRRGFIAGLLAGILVWVVTMLLPLVGNLQGFYIPLLNMIYVLDDTSWHMAAIASLAANVLMFTLISLFTNASPEETSAAEACAVDNVRRPQRRELHAASPQEFATQLAKPLGAKAAQKEVEQALRDLYLPFDERRPYALRRLRDRIEANLSGLMGPSVSQDMVETFLPYKAGGENYVTEDIHFIESRLEDYHSRLTGLAAELDALRRYHRQTLQELPMGVCSLAKDQEILMWNKAMEELTGIAAQRVVGSRLNTLGEPWKELLQGFIDVPDEHLHKQHLALDGQTRWLNLHKAAIDEPLAPGNSGLVLLVEDLTETQMLEDKLVHSERLASIGRLAAGVAHEIGNPITGIACLAQNLREEREEDGEIIEISGQILEQTKRVSRIVQSLMSFAHAGAHQNLDEAVCLAEVAQDAIGLLALNRRNFEVQFFNLCDPDHWVDGDSQRLAQVLINLLSNARDATPAGGAVRVKSEAFEHTVDLIVEDEGSGIPQNIMDRLFEPFFTTKDPGEGTGLGLALVYSIVEEHYGQITIDSPADTESQRGTRIRVTLPRHVEATSAVN